TTGTCATGCAACAACCGATATGAAAGGCATTAAGCCATAACTTCTCCCAGCCCTATCACAATTAAGACAAGCGAAGTAGGTACCAAAACAATGCCACCCACTAACGAAGCGCGACGGTAAGGATCGTTTACGCCAAGGAGTTTAGCAACTTTCCCTGCCAATAAGACAAACAGGATGATGTTGGATGGTGAATCTTCAAGTGTCTCGCGAGCATCGTTTTCACGAAGCTTCAAGAAGACAGTGATAAACACGCAGCCGTTGAAAGCCAAGAGGAGCCCGAGTAAAAGTGTGAACATATCAGCATCCCTTTTTTCTAAATTGGGCTACATATCAAAAATCAATTTTGTTAAGTTTAAGATATTCCCACCACCTTGGCTGGTCAAGAGCCCTCTTTACTTTTTCAAGTTATATACCGCCGTTTTACACACACTCCGATAACAGCTGTGTAAAATGGCGGCATATGTCCGTGGTCAGAGGAATTATTGAAGGTTTAAGCTTATTTTAAAATAACACTCTGCACCTTAAACATTCACCGAGGCTTCCTGAAATCACTATGATATACTTGTCCTATAAAAAAGCGAGGACTAATCATGACCATTAAAAAGGGTGTTTATCTAATCAAGACACTTTCAGGCTCAGTTTATAAATTGGTCAACACCGACAATCAAAAATGGCTTGAAAGGGTTCCTTCTCAGGAATCCAGTTCATTGCGGCGGGACAATGAACGAATAATTGTTTATGAAGTTCTGAATCTTGCCGTTGGAAAACCAGCATTATTTGCGATAGAACCTCTCGGGTTAGGAAATGTAACTTTACGAGAAACTACTACGGTTCTCGAAATGATAGTCGTAGATCAAGCGGAGTGCTAAAGCAGACAGGGAGCTGTCAGTCCGCTTGGCAGTCTTAAACAAAGTGCCAAAAATGGCTGATGTCAGAATATGCTCCCTTAGCAATTGAGACCTGCTGAACTGCATCAACAAACGAACCTGTAAAAGGTTGAGATAATGGTCAACAACTGAATCGACACTGTCACTGCAAAGCTTGCAATGACAGCGTCGATTTTTTTTCAACAAAAAAACACCTTCCCAGATTTCGGGAAAGTGTCGATGCTCCAAATATTGATCGAATGATTAACGCTTGGAGAATTGTGAAGCTTTACGAGCCTTCTTCAGACCGTACTTTACGTTCCTCGGTTTTATACGGTTTAACCGAGTTTCAAAATCCCTTTATATCAACGTTTCTATTCACTCACTTTTATGGAATTTCAACGAGTTTTGAGCGTGACGCCCTAATTTGGTACAAAATGGGCATTTCGTAAAGCTACGATTAACGCAAAGCAAACGTACAAATGAACGTAAAGCAGGTTGCTCCCAGACCTGCTTTTTTCGTCCCTCAAAGTTCGCTTTATTCAAGAACAAATCAATAAATATGGAGGAAATTACATTGATGAAAGCAGCCCGGCGAACCCCCATTTTCGCCGCATTGATTATGCTATTCGCCCAACTCTTTGTCCCCGCCTCAATCGCCTTCGCCGCCAGTATGACCAACATCAAGGTTGCTGACTGGCATAACACTTGGCATCTATATTTGTTCAACGGTCTACATTGGACAGATAACGGTATGCATATGAAGAAAGTGGACGGCAAGGTTTCCTTCTGTGTGGAGCACGGGGTTAATCTCGATGCGAGTGGCTCCGGCTACAATCCCAGCGCCTACTCCGACAGTAAGAAGGATCAACTAGCCAAGATCGCGTACTATGGCTACTACCAGAACCCAACCAACCGTAACTACGCTGTGACCCAGATGATTATTTGGGAAACTCTTGGTGACACGCTACTAACGACACCGAACAAGACCTACCAGGCTGAAAAGAATGCAATTCTTGATAAGGTCTCCGCGCATGATCGCAAGCCATCGTTCAACGGCAAACAGATCACGCTCGCAGTTGGCGATTCAATCACGCTGACGGATACCAACGGACGGCTCGCGGCTTTCGCCCAGCAAACGTCGAACACCGCGAACCTCAAGATTGCAAAATCTGGCAACAAGCTCACGCTAACGGCCACTTCCCAGTCTAAGGAATCCGGTAAGGTGGCTTATGCAATCGCCAAGGCCGCTGATGTAGGTACCTCTTTCGTCTACACGAAAGGCTCACAACAGAAACTGGTCAACTTCAAGTTGTCCAGCAATGGTGAGTTCAGCCTGCCAATCAAGGTCAACTTGAATGGTAACGTGAAAGCCAAAAAAGTTGACGCCGACACCAACAAGGCGCTGCCGGGTGCCACGCTCCAATTTGAATACAATGGCACCACCAAGGCAGTCACAACTGGCACTGACGGCTATGCTGCTCTGAACGGGATCAAGGCTGGTACCAAAATCAAGATCAGCGAAGTTACCGCCCCGAACGGCTACGTAAATAAGGGTGAACTCAAGGAAGTCACCATCGAACCCGGCAAGACCGTTGAAGTTGTCCTCGGCAACAAGGAACAGCTCGGTAACGTGACCCTCACCAAGATTGGGCGTGAGTTCGGTAGTGACATGTTCAATGCCTACTACTCACTGAACGGCGCCGTCTATGGAATCTATACCAGCACCGGAACACGGGTTGGCGCAATCACAACTGATGGTAACGGCAAAGGCACCTTGCAAAATCTCAAGCTCGGTAGCTACTACGCACTGGAAGAAAAAGCCCCTGCTGGCTATGTTCTGAACACGACCAAGCTGCCGTTTGAATTGAAGTATGCTGGTCAAGCTGTCGCGGTCACTACGGCTCACGTCGATACGACCGATCAAGAACAACGCGGCACTGCCACCATCATCAAGGAAGACACCGTTACGGGTAAGCAGCCACAAGGCGCTGCCAGTCTTAACGGTGCTGTCTACGAACTCCACCGCGCAGCCGATGACAAGCTCGTGAAGTCGGTGACGATTGCCAACAACGCTGCATCTGTTTCCGGATTGGAACTGGACGATTACTACTGGCAAGAAGTGAAGGCCCCGACTGGCTACGTACTTGATCCGCAAAAGCATGCCTTCAAGCTGGCTTACGCAGGTCAAAACACCACCACTGCAACTGCACCCACGACGGTCAAGGAACAAGTCATCACTGGTGATCTCGACTTGCTCAAGTACGGGAACTACGACTGGACAACCCAAGGCAAGGGCACTAAACCGGTCATGCTCAAGGACACCCAGTTCACTGTAACCAGCAAGACTACCGGTAAGGTTGTTCGTACCGGTCTCACCGATACCCAAGGCTACGTAAAGTTCATGGATCTGCCTTACGACACCTACACCGTCACTGAAACCAAGCCCCCCACAGGCTACAACGGGATCAAGCCGTTCACAGTCGTTGTTGACGGTACCCAAAAGTCCCAGCATTACAGCATCGAAAACAAGGCTATCGAAGAAAAGCTGCGTGTTGTTAAGGTCGATACCGAAACCGGTAAGACCGTGCTGCGCGCTGGCGCGATCTTCCGGATCAAGAACTTGCAAACCAACAAGTACGAAGTCCAGCCAACTGCCGACAAGACTGGTACAACTGACAAGTTTGCTACTGACAACTCCGGGGAGTTGATCACAGCCGAAGCGCTCGGCTACGGCAAGTACCAACTCGAAGAAGTTCAAGCTCCAGAAGGCTATGTGCTGGCTAAGAAACCAGCCAAGTTCACCATCGACGGTAGCCATAAGGACGGCATCGTGGTCATTAAGTTTGCTGACCTCTCCCAAAAGGGTGTCGCTACCTTGACCAAGACCGGGGCTACCCCAGTCGCCGTCGAAAAGGTTGAAACTGAATACGGCGATCAGTACAAGTTCAAGTACGATTACACCGCACTCGCTGGTGCGAAGTTCGAGTTCAAAGCAGCCGAAGATATTACGACTGCTGACGGCACCGTTCGTGCCCACAAGGGTGCCGTGGTTGCTACCGGCACCACTGACGCTCAAGGTCAGATTCAGACCCCAGAACTCTATCTTGGCAAGTACACGGCAACTGAAATCTCTGCACCAAACGAGTTCATTATGAATACCGATCCGATTGCTTTTGAACTCAAGTATGCCGGGCAAGAAGTGACGGTAACCTCCACCTCACTTGAAGCAAAGAACGACTTCCAGCAGCTCGACGTTTCGCTAAACAAGCAAGAAGAAAGCATCACCGGCTGGAAGGACAACCTCCCAGTTATCAAGAACATCGCGGCCAACGGTCAGACTTTCGGCTTGTTCACGCAAGGCGAAACCAAAATCGGCGATACTGTGATTCCTTCTGAATCACTCGTCGCCACCACGACGGTCAAAGACGGCAAAGGTGAATTTGGCGCGATCCAGTTGCCAGAAGGCTACTACTACGTCAAGGAACTTGATGCCAGTGAGAAGCACGACTTGAATACCACGATGTACGGCTTCCATTTCCACACCACTGACAATGAGAAAATCAAGCACATCGACCTCAATGACGGCAAGGTGATTAGCAACAAGCTCCACGAAAACGAACTGTCATTCAAGAAGATCAATGAAATTGCCACGCTGGTTGCAGGTAAAGGCTACTCCTACGCGATGACCGGTAACGCTGCTGGTGCGATTTTTGAACTGCTCGATGCTGACAAGAAGGTCATTCAGACCATCACCGTTGGCAAGGATTCCACTGGTTCGATCAAGCACCTGCCTGTGGGCACCTTCTACCTCCGTGAATCCAAGCCTTCTGCTACCAACCTCGTTCTTTCCAAGGAAACCCTCAAGCTCGTATCCACTAAGAACGGCGTGACGGTTTTCGATAGCAAGGATAAGCAGATTGGCGAGACAAAAGCTGATACCAAGAAACCAACTATCGCCTTTGAACTGACCAACGACTTGATCAAGGGCACGGGCGAACTGACCAAGACCGACGTTTCTACTGGGAAGCGGCTGCCAAACACCAGCATCCGCATTCTGGACGAAAACGGCAATACGGTTGTATCTGGTCGCACTGACAAGAACGGGGTCTTCTCCTTTGGCAATCTGCCTGCTGGCAAGTACAGCTTCCAAGAATACGATGCACCAAAGGGCTACGAAATTAGCGAAGCCCTCGTGCCATTCGAAATCACTAAGAACGGTGAAATCGTGAAGGCCGTCATGACCGACAAGCAGACGCCTAAGCCAAACCTCCCACAAACCGGTAACGTGATGTCCGGCTGGCTCGTGGTTATCGGTGTTGCGATGCTAATCGGCGTCCTTGCCGCAATGGTTGTGATTGGCGGTGCCAAGAAGAAAGATGGCCAGTAACATGCGTATTTCTTCTATAAATATGTACCCAGATCCCGGTGGCGACGTCCTACTCCAGGGCGACATCGTCCTGGATCATGTGTTGATCTTGAAAAACGTGAAGCTCATCGAAGGTCAGTATCGCTGGTATATCCAGTTCCCGCGATACGCGGATGGTCGCACGGTTCACCCAATCTCCAAATCGTTTTATGACCACCTACTTCAACAACTAACCGAATACCATCACCAAGCCACAGCCGAGTAGCCCAACTACCCGGCTTTTTGAATACGAAAGGAAGGCTACACCATGGAACTCAAATTCGTTGCACCAAATATTGAAAAGACGTTCGGTCACCTGTACTTCGGCTCGCTCAAGCGCGAAGCATTAGAAGGTGATCGCGATAATCGCAAGGTCGTGTCGCGCACTTACGAGTTGTTCTCCGACTTGCAGCGTACCGACAACATCGAGATCACCATTCCGGCGAAGAAAGGTGACAAGGCCGAAAGCATTGAGGTTGATGCGCCAGTCACCATCATCAAACCGCGCATTGCGACCGTTGGCTACCGAATCGGTGAACAAGCCTTTGTGCGCTACATCTGCAATGCCGACGATATTGTCCCAGTCAAATAAGAGAAAAGAGGAACTTACATGCGATTAGCAGAAGGCATCGTTATCGACCTAGAAGAAACCTTTGGCGTCTTGAAATTCTCCGGCCAGCGCCGTGAACGCTTCGTGCAAGACGAGGACGGCAACCGTACCGACGACGTGAAGGAGCGCACCTATGACTTGAAGTCTATGAAACAAGGAATGATGATTCAGGTTTCCATTCCGGCCGAGGCTGGGGTCAAAGACTTCAAGTACAACCAAATCGTCACCTTAGTTGACCCAGTGATCGACACCGTAGCAAACGCGAACTTCAACCGCGTTGAAACTTCGTGGTACATGAAGGCCAAGAATCTCGTTATTGCCACCGCACCGGTCAAGCCGCAGGAGAAGCCAAACAACAATGACAAGAAATAGCTCACAGCGCCACTCCTCGCGCGCACCGCCACTGCGGCGGTGGCCTACCACTAACGAAAGGAGTTGATCACAGATGATGACTTCTACCCTGACCATAGTTGGTCGTGAAGTGTTCATTGACGACTATAACGAAGAAATCGACAACGACTACCGCCTTGACCCAGACGAGATCCTGCAAGACATGGTGGCACTCATGGAAGAAAGCCCTGAATCCTACCAACACCTGCATATCGACAGCGAACAGACTCTAACGACGGCATGAATAAGCTGTTCTCGTTCACTTCATACGAGGGTGAGGATGGCTTACGGCTCTCGTATCTGGGCGTCAACGATGAATAAGGATGTGAGATCGATGAAGCCACAAAATCTTGAAATCAACGAATTCATCGAAGACTACACCAGACTTGTCAGAACGGATGGCGTTCCCCCAAGCGCTGATTTTTTACGGGAATTGGTCGCTGATGCCGCAGCACAGGCAATGGACGGTCAATTCATTATCTGGGTTGATGACAACATGATTGATGACAAGCCAAAGGAATTCATTTTCAACTTGCTTGAAGACACCGTGATTTATATGGGGGTGGATTGAATTTCGTATTATCACAAATGAAAGGAGCTCGAAAATGTCCGCAATGAATATCGACGGATTCTTGGAAGACTACCCCGCGCTAGTTGACCCTGATTTCCACGACCCTAGCCCGGAAGCTTTGATCGACATGGTGCTGATGGCTGCCGAACAGGCAACTGCTGGCGAACCGTTTTCCATTTGGGTAGACGGCGAATGTACCCGCGATCACGAATCCAAAGAATTCAGCTTTAATATCGACACCGAAGACCGACAACCCGCTATCAAATACATTGGCGTCAAGTAACGCCCAAAGGAGAAAACTATAAACGATCAAGTAACTCTCGTCAACTTGGACGACTTTCAACTTCACTACGAACGCATTGCTGACTTTGACAACGGTGCATCACCCACTGGTGACGTCATCATCAATTTAATCAACGCGGCTAATCACGCGGTTCAAGCTGGTATGAATGCTTGTGATTTAATTTTAGCCAACGAGCAATGTGCGAAACCCGAAGCCTATCTCCAAGGCGCGCGCTTTAGTTTCAACGTTTCAAGTAGCCCACTTGGTCTTGTAATTGGCTACGACGGCGTAAATCTTGACGAATGAAAATCACGTATCGCGGTACACGGGTCTATCCGCGTCAACGCAACCTGCTTTACAACACTGCGATGACCATTGTGGTTAGCTTGTGGGTAATTGGGGCTGTGATTGCCTATTGGCCGCTGCTAAGACAAATCAACTGGAAATTCTTTAGTTGGCCGGACGTGGTGGCCTTGCCTTGGTCATGGCTGCCGCTGGTTATTAACAGTTTATGCACGGCACTACTCTTTGGCGTTGGTCTGTGGGCATATCGAACTTGGTTTGCGGATTCCTACAAGCAGATGGAACACCGCCAAAAGCTCGCCCGCATGATCATGGAGAACAAGTGGTACCAAACTGACCAGTCCAACAGCGAGAGTTTCTTCAAGGACTTAGGCTCAACGCGCACCAAAGAGAAGATCTCGCACTTTCCAAAAATCTATTACCAGCTCAAGGATGGGCTGATTCACGTTTCCGTTGAAATCGTCATGTCTTCCTATCAAGATCAGCTCCTGCACTTGGAAAAGAAGCTAGAAGCTGGTCTTTACTGTGAGCTGGTCGACAAGATCCTGCACGATTCTTATGTCAAGTACACCTTGCTTTACGACACTATTGGCAAGCGTATCACCATCGCTGACGTGACCTGTGAACATGGCTCCATGCAGCTCATGGAAACTGTGGCTTGGCACTATGATGCGCTGCCTCACATGTTAATCGCTGGTGGCACGGGTGGTGGTAAGACCTACTTCATTTTGACGCTGATTGAAGCGTTGCTGAAAGACGGTGCCCAACTCACTATTCTTGACCCGAAAAATGCTGACCTCGCTGATTTAGCTGATGTGATGCCAGGAGTTTATTCCAAGAAGGAAGCCATGCTGGGTGCAGTGGAAACCTTCTATCAGGATATGATGGCACGTAACGACAAGATGAAACAAATGGACGGGTACAAGACCGGCGAGAACTACGCCTATCTTGGACTACCCGCCCACTTCCTGATTTTTGATGAATACGTTGCCTTCATGGATGCCTTGGGACGCGATGCCATGCAAGTCATGTCCAAGCTCAAACAGATCGTCATGCTTGGCCGTCAAGCGGGCTTCTTTCTCGTATTGGCCTGCCAACGCCCTGACGCAAAGTATCTGGGCGATGGGATCAGAGATCAGTTTATGTTCCGCATTGCGCTTGGGCGCATGAATGAGCTGGGCTATTCCATGATGTTCGGCGAAACCAATAAAGACTTCTTTCAAAAGCCAATCAAGGGACGCGGCTACGTTGATACTGGCGGTAGCGTGATCTCTGAATTTTACACACCGCTAGTACCGCACGGCTATGACTTTCTGGCCGAAATTGGTGCCGCAGCCAATACCATTCCTGCAACCCCAACAAAACAAGAGGTGCCAAATGAGCACTGATGTCAAAATCGAAAACCGCACGCAATTCCTCAATGACTTTCAGGGAAACGTTCCTTTCCAGTCTGACGAAGACACGGAAAATCAACTTGAATGTATGGCGATGCACGATCGCGAGTACCCAAACGCGAGTACCCAAATTGAAGGATCTGGATGCGTTCCCGGCGGACTGACCGTTTTCAGAAACTATTTTGGTTCAGTATGAGTTCAGACGGAGTTAGCAAAATAATTTTGACTTATTTCACCGTAGACGGCGAAACCAATGAAAATTACGCCGGCTCCTCATCCACATCTAATTGCGGTAAGTCAACTCCCCAGTATGCCTCGAAATGTTCAGACGCGCCCAGTGAGCAAAAGACCGAATAAAACGCTCGGAGCAGCGAATCCATGTTTCGATCTGAAAGATCTAGATCCGTGTCAATTCCTATATGAGAGTTGACGTGAAGACTTTTTAGCAGCGATGTAAACAACACACGATCGATATCGTTTGAGAGATGATATTTTGATTCAGTGGGTGTTTGATTAGCATAATTAAAACGTCCATACGTCTCAAGAATTCGCCGCATGCAATTCCAAGTAGATACGACTCGGCCTTTGCTATACAAAAACTTGAGCTCTGCCCAGAGATCCTCATATATACTGCTCAGATCTTCGGACTCAGAGGTAATTCGATTGACGGTGGTTTTATTTGCACGGCGAAGATGTATGAAACATTTCTTTGAATAGTCCGGCTTATTCGGCCGGAGCTGTACGTAAAAATGGTTATTGTGGGTGAAGATAAAAAACTGATCAAGTTGATTTTTTTCAATCAGCGCCTGTATCTCCGCCATGATTAGATATTGAGAGCTGTCGTCGTTGCTATTCACAGGATCATCAAAGATTATCACTCGCTGCCGTCCATCATTATTATCAATATCATCTAGTTGATAACGAAACCACAAAAACGCAACTAAATTGAGCTCCCCTGTACTCAAGGTGGACAATTTTCTTGGTTGCTTGTCCCGACCAATGATTTGATAAAGACCCTTCTGCCCATCGTCACGGACGACGGGATGCAAACTAAAGCTCTCATCACCAAGATTACGAACAAGCCGATTTATTTCGACTGCAGCTTGCTCTTCACTGGCAGTCTTAGCTAATTCATCAGCCCTCTGATCTTCTAACTGAATCTTGTCTTGTTCTTTCTTTGAATATTGCTGATCCAATGCTTTCCTTGTTCCTTCTGCTTCTAAATATGATGACCGCAGCTTGTCGTAGTCACCATCTTGCATCTCAAGATATACGTAATGGTGTAACAGCTCGGAACTGATGGATGTTTTTTTCTCGCCCAGCTGGTTATTATAGGCTATGTTTTGCTGCCATAAATCCGACAAAGTAGCCTGCATCGCACTAAAATCTGGTGGAACTTCAGCATCAATTGGTGATACCTTTTGAAAAATTTTCTCTTGCTTGTTGATTAAGGCTCGCTGAAGCATATCTAGGTACTTTCCAATGCGTAGACGCAGTTCATTTGCTGAAGCCTGAGCCGAACTCTGATTAGGCCAAAGTGTTGGTTGCCAATCCTTCTGCGGAAAAAAGATTTCTTTATCGACCTGTCGAAGTGCTGGTTCAATAAGCTTTAATCCATTTCTGATGCGATTTTGAAGTTTTTCTACTTCATTTGAAAAATAATTGTCGAGTTCTTTCCAACGTTCTTCACTAATAAGATTTCCACAAAACGCACATCTTTCCTCCGCATTCCGTGAATGAATCTGCATTCCCTGATACGCAAAGTTCTGCTTCTCAGGTTTGTTCTCAAATTCTTCTAGAACGACGCGTGATTGCACTGAAGCCTCTAGAATATCGTTAACAGCATCTTTAAGACTCAAAAGTTGAGGAAGCTGTGGCAGGTGAGGGGCTTTTGAGCCACTGAGTTCAATAGTCTGCGCGGAAAGAATCGTGTTGACATTCTTCATTTCCCCCTCAGTCATTTCTCTCGCATTGGGAATATCCTTTTGAAAATTTGGGGAATAATAATTTGGTCCAGTCAATAAGGTATGTTCATCCTTTAACTTCTTGGCGGCCTTTTGGTAAAACCGATTTAGCTTGGAGCTTGAGTCTTTTTCTGCCTGTATCGCCTGGCTACGCTGCTGGTATAAATTTGCGCTTTTATTCTCTGTTTTGGGAGGGAGTAAATCTGCATCAAGGTTTGAAATTGCCTTATTTATCCTTTTAATTTCTTTGGCTGCTTGTGCATTTTCCTGGCCTAGAGAGATTGCTCCGATTTGCTCATTCTTGAAGATAACTGAAGTGCTTCCAGAAAATACCTCAATGTTGTACTCATCCCCATATTGTGCAATCAACGTTCTAACTATGCTGGACTTTCCTGTACCGTTCTTACCATAGAAATAATTTACGTGTTTAAGATCGTTCACCACAGAATTAGCATCAAAAGCAAAGTCCACCTTGGACATGTCAATATCCTTAATCATATAAACGCCCACCCCCTCGGTTAAAGTTTCCTGATTCATCCTCAGACACTGACACTTTAAATAAAAAGAAAACGGATCCTTAATAGTGTCTCTCCTTCGTAATATCTTTATTATAATCATCATCAAGTCTTATGTCATCGATTGGAATATCCACCAATTGGTGATTCGTGCCACCACGCGCGGCGTGCGGCGCGAAAGCCGCAAGCGTGAGTGGCTGCGGTCGGCGTCAGCCGACCGCATACCCCCAGTACTCTAACAGGGGGGTATTAAATACAACGTCTGTGCCTGAACACAAGGTAGAAAGCCTGATATGACAGGTTTAAATTGAATAATCACAAAATGATGGATTGCACCCGGCATCCATCATTTTTTTGTTCAAAAATCAAAGGAGGCTAAAATGTGGTTTCTTGGCATGAACAAGTTAAGCTGCATCGCAAACAATTACAACTGACGCAAGCTCAAGTCGCCCGACGCTTAGGTGTCACACGGATGCATTACGTCCAAGTGGAAAACGGTAAGACTAGCCCTAGTGCGTCGCTGCAAATGGAAATCGACCGGCTGCTCAAGAACTGGAACGATGAACCGGAGTTGACGCTAATGTTTGACTACATGCGCGTGCGGTTCCCCACACATGACGCCAAGTCCGTGATCACCAAGATTCTCAGACTGACCCCGGAGCACCTGATATTCGAGGAACACGGCTTCTACGGCTATTCGGCCATGTATATCTTCTCTAATATTCAGGTCATGGTCGCACCAGTTGGCTCCAATCTCGGCACGTTAGTTGAAATGAAAGGCCAAGGCTGCCGAGAGTTTGAAGGTATTCTCCTTAGCCACGGTGAGAACTGGTACGACTACTTCCTACGGGTCGATGAAGCTGGCGGCATTTTCAAGCGGGTCGATATTGCGATTAACGACATGGTTGGCCTGCTGAATATCCCTGAACTGGTCGACAAGTGTCTGAACAACGAGTGCATCTTTGTCATGCGGTCATTCCAAGGGCTGCAATCAGGCAAGCTCGTGGATCTCGACGAGGCTGGCCGGGGCAATACGCTTTATGTCGGCACGATGAAAAGCGACGTGTATTTCTGCATCTACGAAAAGGCTGCCGAACAAGCTGCCAAGCGTGGCATCTCGATTGCCGACACGCCAATCATCAACCGGTTTGAAATTCGTTTAAAAAACGAACGGGCGATTAAGGCGATTGAGAACATGCTGATTACCCGTGACGCCGAAAAGGTCGCATTTGGCATCATCACCCGCTACATGCGTTTTGTGGATGAAGTCCAGGACAAAAGCCGCTTAAAGTGGCCGCTCAACGAACGCTGGGCATACTTCCTTGGCAAAGGCCGCCAGCCGATCCGTCTGACTACCGATCCCCAGCCCTTTGACCTGAACAAAACCAAGGCGTGGCTCCAAAAACAAGTCATGCCCACACTCAAAGTCATCAAGGAAATTGACAACTACTTCGGCACCACTGACTTGCAGCTCATGATCAAAGAGCTGAACTAACCGACAAGCACCTCAAACTAATTGAGCAACAGACTGTCGGTAGCGAGGAGCTAGGAGGTGACATGTTTGGTCAATGACGTGCTTGCTTCCCACCCGCTGCGAGGCAAGGCATTCAAAGACTGCGTGCTGAACGTCTACGTTTACGAGGCCGCACTAGTCGGCGTAGTCGAGCACAAGAAGTACCGACGTATCTGCGATATGAACAGTTTTGGCTTCACGGCACAAGACTACATCGCTTGGCGGCACCAGCAACAAGAACACCCGGCGGCACTGATTGGCCGCGATGGGCGCGCCTTGAACTACGGCGAACTGCGCTGGCTGCTTTATCAAACTGCCGAAGAATCAGGCTGGCCGGTTTTCACGTTACCGGTGGAAGACCTGTTTTTCAATCCTGTTTTTCGATTAACCCACTTGGTCGCGATTGACCGCGCCAAAACAATCGCAATTCAAAAAGGAGTGATGGTTACAAATTCAACTAAAGGAGTATCAATGCAATCGAACTAGACGTCATCTACAATCGCGAGTGTCTGGCAGGCATGGCAGAATTACCGACAGCCTCCATCGACATGATTCTGTGCGACTTGCCGTATGGCACCACCGCCAACGCTTGGGACAAGGGGATCCCGTTTGAACACCTCTGGGTTCAATACGAACGGCTCATCAAATCTCAAGGCGCAATTGTGCTCACCGCAACTGAACATTTCTCTGCGGACTTAGTACAATCAAACCCGGCCTTGTATCGCTACAAGTGGGTCTGGATCAAGAACACTGTCACCAACTTCGTCAATGCTAAGAACCGCCCGCTATCCCGGTTCGAGGAGATTCTTGTCTTCTCCAAGTCAGGTACGGCCAACTTTGGCAACTCCCCTGATAACAAAGGTATGAACTACTTCCCCCAAGGACTGCTCCCCTATAACAAAACCGTCAACTCACGCAAATACGAGAACTCAAATCAGCTGCACCCGTGGAACGCTCCCGATAGCTACACGTAAGAATGGACGAACTACCCGTCTGACGTGCTCAACTACAAGTCTGATCGCACCGGCTGGCACCCGACACAAAAGCCCGTCGATCTTTTTGCCTACCTCATCAAGA
Above is a window of Lacticaseibacillus casei DSM 20011 = JCM 1134 = ATCC 393 DNA encoding:
- a CDS encoding SpaA isopeptide-forming pilin-related protein: MKAARRTPIFAALIMLFAQLFVPASIAFAASMTNIKVADWHNTWHLYLFNGLHWTDNGMHMKKVDGKVSFCVEHGVNLDASGSGYNPSAYSDSKKDQLAKIAYYGYYQNPTNRNYAVTQMIIWETLGDTLLTTPNKTYQAEKNAILDKVSAHDRKPSFNGKQITLAVGDSITLTDTNGRLAAFAQQTSNTANLKIAKSGNKLTLTATSQSKESGKVAYAIAKAADVGTSFVYTKGSQQKLVNFKLSSNGEFSLPIKVNLNGNVKAKKVDADTNKALPGATLQFEYNGTTKAVTTGTDGYAALNGIKAGTKIKISEVTAPNGYVNKGELKEVTIEPGKTVEVVLGNKEQLGNVTLTKIGREFGSDMFNAYYSLNGAVYGIYTSTGTRVGAITTDGNGKGTLQNLKLGSYYALEEKAPAGYVLNTTKLPFELKYAGQAVAVTTAHVDTTDQEQRGTATIIKEDTVTGKQPQGAASLNGAVYELHRAADDKLVKSVTIANNAASVSGLELDDYYWQEVKAPTGYVLDPQKHAFKLAYAGQNTTTATAPTTVKEQVITGDLDLLKYGNYDWTTQGKGTKPVMLKDTQFTVTSKTTGKVVRTGLTDTQGYVKFMDLPYDTYTVTETKPPTGYNGIKPFTVVVDGTQKSQHYSIENKAIEEKLRVVKVDTETGKTVLRAGAIFRIKNLQTNKYEVQPTADKTGTTDKFATDNSGELITAEALGYGKYQLEEVQAPEGYVLAKKPAKFTIDGSHKDGIVVIKFADLSQKGVATLTKTGATPVAVEKVETEYGDQYKFKYDYTALAGAKFEFKAAEDITTADGTVRAHKGAVVATGTTDAQGQIQTPELYLGKYTATEISAPNEFIMNTDPIAFELKYAGQEVTVTSTSLEAKNDFQQLDVSLNKQEESITGWKDNLPVIKNIAANGQTFGLFTQGETKIGDTVIPSESLVATTTVKDGKGEFGAIQLPEGYYYVKELDASEKHDLNTTMYGFHFHTTDNEKIKHIDLNDGKVISNKLHENELSFKKINEIATLVAGKGYSYAMTGNAAGAIFELLDADKKVIQTITVGKDSTGSIKHLPVGTFYLRESKPSATNLVLSKETLKLVSTKNGVTVFDSKDKQIGETKADTKKPTIAFELTNDLIKGTGELTKTDVSTGKRLPNTSIRILDENGNTVVSGRTDKNGVFSFGNLPAGKYSFQEYDAPKGYEISEALVPFEITKNGEIVKAVMTDKQTPKPNLPQTGNVMSGWLVVIGVAMLIGVLAAMVVIGGAKKKDGQ
- a CDS encoding DUF961 family protein, with protein sequence MELKFVAPNIEKTFGHLYFGSLKREALEGDRDNRKVVSRTYELFSDLQRTDNIEITIPAKKGDKAESIEVDAPVTIIKPRIATVGYRIGEQAFVRYICNADDIVPVK
- a CDS encoding YdcP family protein — translated: MRLAEGIVIDLEETFGVLKFSGQRRERFVQDEDGNRTDDVKERTYDLKSMKQGMMIQVSIPAEAGVKDFKYNQIVTLVDPVIDTVANANFNRVETSWYMKAKNLVIATAPVKPQEKPNNNDKK
- a CDS encoding FtsK/SpoIIIE domain-containing protein; the protein is MKITYRGTRVYPRQRNLLYNTAMTIVVSLWVIGAVIAYWPLLRQINWKFFSWPDVVALPWSWLPLVINSLCTALLFGVGLWAYRTWFADSYKQMEHRQKLARMIMENKWYQTDQSNSESFFKDLGSTRTKEKISHFPKIYYQLKDGLIHVSVEIVMSSYQDQLLHLEKKLEAGLYCELVDKILHDSYVKYTLLYDTIGKRITIADVTCEHGSMQLMETVAWHYDALPHMLIAGGTGGGKTYFILTLIEALLKDGAQLTILDPKNADLADLADVMPGVYSKKEAMLGAVETFYQDMMARNDKMKQMDGYKTGENYAYLGLPAHFLIFDEYVAFMDALGRDAMQVMSKLKQIVMLGRQAGFFLVLACQRPDAKYLGDGIRDQFMFRIALGRMNELGYSMMFGETNKDFFQKPIKGRGYVDTGGSVISEFYTPLVPHGYDFLAEIGAAANTIPATPTKQEVPNEH